In one Amaranthus tricolor cultivar Red isolate AtriRed21 chromosome 8, ASM2621246v1, whole genome shotgun sequence genomic region, the following are encoded:
- the LOC130821336 gene encoding endoglucanase 25-like, whose translation MSMYGRDPWGGPLEIAADSATDDDRSRNLQDYDRAALSSRQLDETQQSWLLGPAEQKKKKKYVDLGCIIVSRKIFVWTVGSILAIGLLVGFITLIVKLAPRHHKAAPPPDNYTQALHKALMFFNAQRSGKLPKHNNVSWRGNSCMNDGKSDSGSTFKDLRGGFYDAGDAIKFNFPASFAMTMLSWSVIEYSAKYEAAGELNHVKEIIKWGSDYFLKTFNSSADDISRLVSQVGVGDTSGGSTTPNDHYCWVRPEDIDYPRPVSECSSCSDLAAEMAAALASASIVFKDNKVYSQKLVHGARTLYKFARDQRGRYSDGNEAAIFYNSTMYWDEFVWGGAWLYYATGNNSYLTIATHPKMAKHAGAFWGGPDYGVLSWDNKLTGAQVLLSRLRLFLSPGYPYEEMLSAFHNQTGIIMCSYLPYFNSFNRTKGGLIQLNHGRPQPLQYVVNAAFLATLYSDYLEASDTPGWTCGPNFYSTNVLRQFARTQIDYILGKNPRKMSYLVGFGSHYPKRVHHRGASIPKNKIKYSCKGGWKWRDTKKANPNTIVGAMVAGPDRHDGFRDVRTNYNYTEPTLAGNAGLVAALVALSGDKGAGIDKNTMFSAVPPLFPNPPPPPAPWNP comes from the exons ATGTCTATGTATGGGAGAGATCCATGGGGAGGACCTTTAGAAATAGCAGCAGATTCAGCTACAGATGATGATCGAAGTAGGAATCTACAAGATTATGATAGAGCTGCTTTATCTTCACGTCAACTAGATGAAACTCAACAAAGTTGGTTATTGGGTCCTGCTGaacagaagaagaagaagaagtatgTTGATCTTGGTTGTATTATTGTTAGTCGTAAGATCTTTGTTTGGACTGTTGGATCGATCTTAGCTATTGGTTTACTTGTTGGGTTTATTACATTGATTGTTAAGCTTGCTCCTCGACATCATAAAGCGGCTCCTCCTCCGGATAATTATACTCAGGCTCTTCATAAAGCTCTTATGTTCTTCAATGCTCAACGAT CTGGGAAACTACCGAAGCACAACAATGTTTCATGGAGGGGTAATTCATGTATGAATGATGGGAAGTCGGATTCAGGATCCACATTCAAGGACTTAAGGGGTGGTTTCTATGATGCTGGGGATGCCATTAAGTTCAATTTCCCTGCTTCTTTTGCTATGACTATGTTGAGTTGGAGTGTGATTGAATATAGTGCGAAGTATGAAGCTGCAGGAGAGCTTAATCATGTCAAGGAAATTATTAAGTGGGGTTCTGATTACTTTCTCAAGACCTTTAATTCGTCAGCTGATGATATTAGTAGGCTTGTGTCACAG GTTGGGGTTGGTGATACTTCTGGTGGGAGCACAACTCCTAATGACCATTACTGCTGGGTGCGTCCTGAGGACATTGATTACCCCCGACCAGTATCGGAGTGTTCCAGTTGCTCTGATCTTGCTGCCGAAATGGCTGCTGCTTTGGCTTCAGCGTCTATAGTTTTCAAGGATAATAAGGTTTACTCTCAGAAATTAGTTCATGGTGCTAGAACACTTTACAAGTTTGCTAGAGATCAAAGAGGAAGATACAGTGATGGCAATGAGGCTGCGATTTTCTATAATTCTACCATGTATTGGGATGAATTTGTTTGGGGTGGAGCATGGTTGTATTATGCTACTGGGAATAATTCCTATCTTACCATTGCAACTCATCCTAAAATGGCCAAGCACGCTGGTGCGTTCTGGGGAGGCCCTGATTATGGTGTTCTAAGTTGGGATAACAAGCTTACCGGAGCGCAA GTGCTTCTTAGTCGTTTACGTTTGTTTTTGAGCCCTGGTTATCCTTACGAAGAAATGTTATCAGCCTTCCACAACCAGACTGGCATAATTATGTGCTCCTACTTGCCGTATTTCAATAGCTTTAACAGAACTAAAG GAGGTTTGATCCAATTGAACCATGGAAGGCCGCAACCTCTTCAATATGTAGTAAATGCTGCATTTTTAGCTACCCTTTATAGTGATTATCTCGAGGCTTCTGATACACCCGGCTGGACATGTGGTCCTAATTTCTACTCAACAAATGTGTTGCGTCAATTTGCCCGCACACAG ATTGATTACATTCTAGGCAAAAATCCTCGAAAGATGAGTTATCTGGTTGGGTTCGGTAGCCACTATCCAAAACGCGTACATCATAGAGGCGCATCTATACCAAAGAACAAAATCAAGTACAGTTGCAAAGGAGGTTGGAAATGGAGGGACACTAAGAAAGCGAACCCAAACACGATAGTGGGAGCCATGGTTGCTGGTCCCGACAGACATGATGGGTTCCGTGATGTTCGTACTAACTACAATTACACAGAGCCCACGCTCGCAGGCAATGCAGGTTTAGTTGCTGCCCTTGTTGCCCTTTCTGGCGACAAGGGTGCTGGAATCGATAAGAACACCATGTTCTCCGCAGTGCCTCCCTTGTTCCCAAACCCTCCTCCTCCACCCGCACCTTGGAACCCTTAA
- the LOC130821337 gene encoding ferric reduction oxidase 7, chloroplastic-like → MGEYSTNTPLLSSTDTTHFDLEKKSSSFLKLSVKWVLKLLIWVVFISWISLMFFYPSKFVNDVFFNTWVTATKGTFFGLPGSLFFAFSAPVLILAFLAVLYLLVSEDQIEEKKTSKCPSYRLWTFPVLVNGPFGVVTAAELIGILLVVAFVVCACIAYGIRIFTEVPQRHNFEFSERCLKIEIAGAKIGLIGLFCLSLLFIPISRGSMLLRLVDIPFEHATRYHVWLGHLTMVLFTLHGVLYVIAWAMEGRLIEQLLEWKDIGVANLAGVISLAAGILMWVTSLPGVRTKNFELFFYTHQLYVVFVIFLALHVGDFIFLMGAGGIFLFILDRFLRFIQSRKTVDVISATSLPCGTVELVLSKPACLKYNALSFIFLQVRELSWLQWHPFSVSSSPLEGKYHLSVLIKVLGEWTDNLKGKISNKENEPQKLLEDQLKSVLTASVEGPYGHESPYHLTYKYLVLVAGGIGISPFLAILSDVIHRLKEGKPCTPKNIMIVWAIKKSDELTLLSMINTDSIDPIFYDALNLDIQIYVTRETEPKLEEGNAFGTMNTCTYPISKRSAISVLVGTGDTIWSGLYIVASSIGFLILLALVDLLYINPKGIVTWWYKGFLVVVCMLAGVAIFGGLTVALWHRWERRMLASESHDYDSKKTNKSLNNVVVEHKNSSQQYLVNSSTLRYGCRPNFEEIFASVSDNWGAVDVGVLVCGPETLTSSVAKEIRSHSLNRKPNHPIFHFNSHSFDL, encoded by the exons ATGGGAGAATACTCTACAAATACACCTCTATTATCAAGTACTGACACAACCCATTTTGATCTTGAGAAGAAATCATCATCTTTTTTGAAATTATCAGTAAAATgggttttaaaattattaatttgggTTGTATTTATTTCCTGGATTTCCCTTATGTTTTTCTATCCTTCAAAGTTTGTGAATGATGTATTTTTCAATACATGGGTTACTGCTACTAAAGGAACATTCTTTGGGCTCCCAG GAAGTTTATTTTTTGCCTTCTCTGCACCAGTTCTCATATTGGCATTTCTTGCTGTTTTGTATCTTCTCGTCTCAGAAGATCAGATTGAAGA GAAGAAAACTTCAAAATGTCCATCTTACAGGCTATGGACATTCCCTGTATTGGTGAATGGGCCATTTGGAGTGGTGACTGCAGCAGAATTGATAGGCATACTCTTGGTGGTTGCATTCGTAGTCTGCGCTTGTATAGCTTATGGCATACGTATCTTCACCGAAGTTCCTCAAAGGCATAACTTCGAATTCTCCGAGAG GTGTTTGAAGATTGAGATTGCCGGAGCTAAAATTGGGTTGATTGGGTTGTTTTGCTTATCGCTTTTGTTTATCCCTATTTCGAGGGGGTCTATGCTTCTTCGCCTTGTAGACATTCCATTTGAGCATGCTACAAGATATCATGTTTGGTTAGGACATCTTACCATGGTCCTCTTTACTTTACATGGAGTTCTTTATGTGATCGCTTGGGCAATGGAGGGTCGATTGATTGAACAA TTATTGGAATGGAAAGATATCGGTGTGGCTAATCTTGCGGGTGTCATATCTCTTGCTGCTGGGATCTTGATGTGGGTGACTTCCCTTCCCGGAGTAAGAACGAAGAATTTCGAACTATTTTTCTATACCCATCAACTCTATGTTGTCTTTGTCATCTTCCTAGCTTTGCACGTTGGCGACTTCATCTTTCTCATGGGTGCCGGAGGCATATTTCTCTTTATACTTGATCGTTTTTTGAGATTTATCCAATCTCGTAAAACCGTTGATGTAATCTCTGCCACTTCTCTTCCTTGTGGAACTGTGGAGCTAGTGCTTTCAAAACCTGCAT GCCTTAAGTATAATGCTCTcagctttatttttcttcaagttcGGGAATTATCTTGGCTTCAATGGCATCCGTTCAGCGTCTCATCTAGCCCACTGGAGGGTAAATACCATCTTTCGGTTCTCATAAAAGTTCTTGGAGAGTGGACGGATAATCTTAAAGGGAAAATTTCAAACAAAGAAAACGAGCCTCAGAAGCTTCTTGAAGATCAGCTAAAGTCCGTGCTGACTGCTTCTGTAGAGGGGCCTTACGGACATGAATCACCATATCACTTAAC GTACAAGTACTTGGTTTTAGTAGCTGGTGGAATCGGTATTTCTCCTTTTCTCGCTATCCTAAGCGATGTTATTCACCGTCTCAAAGAGGGAAAACCTTGCACACCGAAGAACATCATGATTGTTTGGGCCATAAAAAAGTCGGATGAACTTACACTTCTTTCGATGATAAATACCGACTCCATCGATCCCATTTTCTACGATGCCTTAAACCTAGACATCCAAATTTATGTCACTCGAGAAACGGAACCTAAATTG GAAGAAGGGAATGCGTTTGGAACGATGAACACGTGCACATATCCCATCTCAAAACGATCTGCCATCTCGGTTTTGGTTGGTACAGGCGATACCATATGGTCTGGTCTGTACATCGTTGCTTCTTCAATCGGGTTCTTAATCTTGCTAGCTTTGGTAGATCTCCTTTACATAAATCCGAAGGGTATAGTTACTTGGTGGTACAAAGGCTTTCTTGTGGTAGTGTGCATGTTAGCAGGTGTTGCGATTTTCGGGGGGCTAACCGTGGCCCTTTGGCATCGATGGGAGCGGAGAATGTTGGCGTCCGAAAGTCATGACTATGACTCTAAGAAAACTAACAAGTCGCTCAATAATGTGGTGGTCGAGCACAAGAATTCTAGCCAACAGTATCTTGTGAATTCAAGCACTCTTCGTTATGGATGTCGACCCAATTTCGAAG AAATATTTGCATCAGTGTCAGACAATTGGGGAGCAGTTGATGTGGGTGTGTTAGTATGTGGCCCTGAAACTCTTACTTCAAGTGTTGCTAAGGAAATAAGATCACACAGCCTTAATAGAAAGCCTAACCATCCAATTTTCCACTTCAATAGCCACAGCTTTGATCTTTAG
- the LOC130821338 gene encoding endoglucanase 25-like gives MSMYGRDPWGGPLEIAADSATDDDRSRNLQEYDRAALSSRQLDETQQSWLLGPAEQKKKKKYVDLGCIIVSRKIFVWTVGSILAIGLLVGFITLIVKLAPRHHKAAPPPDNYTQALHKALMFFNAQRSGKLPKHNNVSWRGNSCMNDGKSDSGSTFKDLRGGFYDAGDAIKFNFPASFAMTMLSWSVIEYSAKYEAAGELNHVKEIIKWGSDYFLKTFNSSADEISRLVAQVGVGDTSGGSTTPNDHYCWMRPEDIDYPRPVSECSSCSDLAAEMAAALASASIVFKDNKVYSQKLVHGARTLYKFARDQRGRYSDGNEAAIFYNSTMYWDEFVWGGAWLYYATGNNSYLTIATHPKMAKHAGAFWGGPDYGVLSWDNKLTGAQVLLSRLRLFLSPGYPYEEILSAFHNQTGIIMCSYLPYFNSFNRTKGGLIQLNHGRPQPLQYVVNAAFLATLYSDYLEASDTPGWTCGPNFYSTDVLRQFARTQIDYILGKNPRKMSYLVGFGSHYPKRVHHRGASIPKNKIKYSCKGGWKWRDTKKANPNTIVGAMVAGPDRHDGFRDVRTNYNYTEPTLAGNAGLVAALVALSGDKGAGIDKNTMFSAVPPLFPNPPPPPAPWNP, from the exons ATGTCCATGTATGGGAGAGATCCCTGGGGAGGACCTTTAGAAATAGCAGCAGATTCTGCTACTGATGATGATCGAAGCAGGAATCTACAAGAGTATGATAGAGCTGCTTTATCTTCACGTCAGCTTGATGAAACTCAACAAAGTTGGTTATTGGGTCCTGCTGagcagaagaagaagaaaaagtatGTTGATCTTGGTTGTATTATAGTTAGTCGTAAGATCTTTGTTTGGACGGTTGGATCGATCTTAGCTATTGGTTTACTTGTTGGGTTTATTACATTGATTGTTAAGCTTGCTCCTCGACATCATAAAGCGGCTCCTCCTCCCGATAATTATACTCAGGCTCTTCATAAAGCTCTAATGTTCTTCAATGCTCAACGAT CGGGGAAGCTACCGAAGCACAACAATGTTTCATGGAGGGGTAATTCATGTATGAATGATGGGAAGTCGGATTCGGGATCCACATTCAAGGACCTAAGGGGTGGTTTCTATGATGCTGGGGATGCCATTAAGTTCAATTTCCCTGCTTCTTTTGCTATGACTATGTTGAGTTGGAGTGTGATTGAATATAGTGCTAAGTATGAGGCTGCAGGAGAGCTTAATCATGTTAAGGAAATTATTAAGTGGGGTTCTGATTACTTTCTCAAGACCTTTAATTCGTCAGCTGATGAAATTAGTAGGCTAGTGGCACAG GTTGGGGTTGGTGATACTTCTGGTGGGAGCACAACTCCTAATGACCATTACTGCTGGATGCGTCCCGAGGACATTGATTACCCCCGACCAGTATCGGAATGTTCCAGTTGCTCTGATCTTGCTGCCGAAATGGCTGCTGCTTTGGCTTCAGCGTCAATAGTTTTCAAGGATAATAAGGTTTATTCCCAGAAGCTAGTGCATGGTGCTAGAACACTTTACAAGTTTGCTAGAGATCAAAGAGGAAGATACAGTGATGGCAATGAGGCAGCTATTTTCTATAATTCTACCATGTATTGGGATGAATTTGTTTGGGGTGGAGCATGGCTGTATTATGCTACTGGGAATAATTCCTATCTTACCATTGCAACTCATCCTAAAATGGCCAAGCACGCTGGTGCATTCTGGGGAGGCCCTGATTATGGTGTTCTAAGTTGGGATAACAAGCTTACTGGAGCTCAA GTGCTTCTTAGTCGTTTAAGATTGTTCTTGAGCCCTGGTTATCCTTATGAAGAGATTCTATCAGCGTTTCACAACCAGACTGGCATAATTATGTGTTCCTACTTGCCGTATTTCAATAGCTTTAACAGAACTAAAG GAGGTTTGATCCAATTGAACCATGGAAGGCCTCAACCTCTTCAATATGTAGTAAATGCTGCATTTTTAGCCACCCTTTACAGTGATTATCTCGAGGCTTCTGATACACCCGGCTGGACATGTGGTCCTAATTTCTACTCAACAGATGTGTTGCGTCAATTTGCCCGCACACAG ATTGATTACATTCTAGGCAAAAATCCTCGAAAGATGAGTTATCTGGTTGGGTTCGGTAGCCACTATCCAAAACGCGTACATCATAGAGGCGCATCTATACCAAAGAACAAAATCAAGTACAGTTGCAAAGGAGGTTGGAAATGGAGGGACACTAAGAAAGCGAACCCAAACACGATAGTGGGAGCCATGGTTGCTGGTCCCGACAGACATGATGGGTTCCGTGATGTTCGTACTAACTACAATTACACAGAGCCCACGCTCGCAGGCAATGCAGGTTTAGTTGCTGCCCTTGTTGCCCTTTCTGGCGACAAGGGTGCTGGAATCGATAAGAACACCATGTTCTCCGCAGTGCCTCCCTTGTTCCCAAACCCTCCTCCTCCACCCGCACCTTGGAACCCTTAA